From the genome of Mugil cephalus isolate CIBA_MC_2020 chromosome 2, CIBA_Mcephalus_1.1, whole genome shotgun sequence, one region includes:
- the tmem131l gene encoding transmembrane protein 131-like isoform X2 — protein sequence MAGLQDFHQGSHCHRKTWINILLGILQLLLPCVQRGGAQLQALSQMSTSVVEVWQPEDADPLVPLQVEKERRKDGLPLEDSSSPYSRESGKLLHFQPPVLEFGTQPLGLPRAETIYIHNPSQEVPVTLLSMFTSSRHFYIPSFHRRVIPPRGKASFKLIFLPSEEGNVENTLFINTSAHGLLSYQVFGVGAHQGSLKSVQRRENLLIFPHIQSIKLTQTQEDASNITILGLVLECSLPKSVLNNPQGSCLQSEERLSLQINLSARGDQPTDLDKLKPYVIEHILVLLVAPTAGQPALGDPKIGVYMLNSGGKKLYVKDMQVLSKVEASLDFNQVLLRPEAKNFTAVANMACRGSLPGHGRKCISHISLKIMGNRTTYSFPGLHITHGWSVGDLFSLFQVKQSNANQVDLWLTNPFPHPLTVLNASLSEKLQGVMKVMNFSSPLTVPQGCWPVLSLQLLTKALPINHMSTLSLDTSLGTPLHIPLYFQSSSSKEEVMFETEQECERPCPLRLSETGRSEWQRSLLPDFFPSSWAVDSKLAAELCSRWQSHTDKLPCRWPRLPVEASSPLDFGATPVNESKVKILMLKNPSSSVVSLEIRILSMYPAPLEALDLLTKWFNISPLSVNISTTEFSLLVPPVKGENMKRIRGDGVVRLLLQPWESREVAVVFTPSEHKPTTTVLIIRNNLTVFDMVTVQGHGAKELLRVGGKLPGPGASLRFNVPQSTLMECRDGLRINKPLFAIRKSFKVENAGELPLTVMSMNINGYKCQGFGFEVLQCRSFSLDHNASSEITIAFTPDFTSSWVIRDLTLVTSRGTSFPFTLNVTLPHHMLPLCAQVVPGPSWEETFWVITLIFTCFSLFGVCLMAFHQAQYILSDFSAPGIRSNHNSVLSRDNGSVNNITPNGVNKSKGSCKTYMETCHTSDKGKGRGSPALANVPASRPQSSKKGSSTTPSQQQKKPKVSLYYMKYKPSSSTVTAGAVAMDEEPEDLTPDPTLTPDPDVCNNNQPAFISEMDKKTPVDYKEDVQSSIEDSAPAAVMFPMEIPADFTDDVALVPGPRPDLLVCSPVEKSCTERYAEKMEPEKRDSSELELREETKSQKKKAPSAETGAPAGNNKGRRSRRKTENVASAPEHNVLVMPEKENDWKTGDPNMSGALGRNRCFNGSKSEVPKPAQSADSPLKQNGVCPPRARRKCPTERRVGVCESGSDSGSSSGSVRASRGSWGSWSSTSSMEGDKDVNARTHACTTSSRKRDSMQYTVHPAERDCYQTMNTHCKSVSMNSVYRKDMCQSPETPASSFTPSFAAVTAGMDRNMDLTSQYLPEETWSAPSIPLTNEFRYNATEALSYVPQPPNPGPYNGFTWNSANSHCNSPYYCEEANYIGNGTFPSAFPVPEAQNTHGNQVSWSEEQPQESPSTWDTAACVGSKPYFSGTRSLSPMSSLFGSIWTPQSHFQPERSAPMSPVSPITPITPITPPRSPYSREPGGTCGPIQYSSFNPFGPHMNLDIWNSSSNRSSNSQLSNDSGYCGDV from the exons CTCTTCTCCATATTCACGGGAGAGTGGGAAACTCCTGCATTTCCAGCCCCCGGTGTTGGAGTTTGGAACACA GCCGCTGGGGCTGCCAAGAGCTGAAaccatatatatacacaacccCAGCCAGGAAGTTCCTGTGACACTGCTGTCAATGTTTACATCCAGCAGACATTTTTACATACCTTCCTTTCACAGAAGA GTGATCCCACCCAGAGGGAAGGCATCTTTTAAACTAATTTTCCTCCCGTCTGAGGAGGGCAATGtagaaaacacattatttataaaCACATCGGCCCATGGGCTACTATCATACCAG GTATTTGGTGTTGGAGCCCACCAGGGTTCATTAAAATCTGTCCAAAGAAGGGAGAATCTGCTAATATTCCCTCACATCCAGAGCATTAAGCTGACCCAAACTCAG GAAGATGCCTCTAACATCACTAtactgggtctagtcctggagTGCAGCTTACCGAAGAGTGTGCTGAACAATCCTCAG GGGTCCTGCCTCCAGAGTGAGGAGCGCCTCAGTCTGCAGATTAATCTGTCTGCGCGTGGTGACCAGCCCACTGACCTGGACAAGCTGAAGCCGTACGTCATCGAGCACATTTTGGTGCTGCTGGTCGCCCCTACGGCCGGACAGCCTGCGCTGG GGGATCCAAAAATAGGAGTTTATATGTTAAATTCTGGAGGGAAGAAGCTCTATGTAAAG GACATGCAGGTGCTATCAAAAGTGGAGGCCAGCCTGGACTTCAATCAAGTTCTTCTGAGGCCAGAAGCAAAAAACTTCACTGCAGTAGCTAACATGGCATGCAGAG GTTCATTGCCAGGCCATGGACGGAAATGCATAAGTCATATCAGTTTAAAAATCATGGGGAACAGGACGACCTACAGCTTCCCTGGACTACATATCACACACGG ATGGAGCGTTGGGGATTTGTTCAGCCTGTTTCAGGTGAAACAGAGCAACGCCAACCAGGTGGACCTGTGGCTCACGAACCCGTTCCCTCACCCCCTCACTGTGCTGAACGCCAGCCTTTCAGAGAAGCTGCAGGGAGTGATGAAG GTGATGAACTTCAGCAGTCCTCTGACGGTGCCCCAGGGCTGCTGGCCCGTCCTGTCCCTCCAGTTGCTCACGAAGGCCCTGCCCATCAACCACATGTCCACGCTGAGTCTGGATACCAGCCTGGGCACACCCCTGCACATACCACTCTACTTTCAGTCTTCCTCTTCCAAG GAGGAAGTGATGTTTGAGACTGAACAAGAGTGTGAACGCCCCTGTCCTCTCAGATTATCTGAAACAG GCCGTTCAGAGTGGCAGCGATCTCTCCTCCCAGACTTTTTCCCCTCGTCCTGGGCCGTAGACAGTAAACTGGCAGCTGAGCTCTGCTCTCGATGGCAGAGTCACACGGACAAGCTACCTTGCAG GTGGCCCAGACTCCCCGTGGAGGCGTCTTCTCCTCTGGACTTTGGTGCCACACCTGTCAATGAGAGCAAG GTGAAGATCCTCATGCTGAAGAATCCTTCATCTTCAGTGGTTTCTTTAGAGATACGGATCCTCTCCATGTACCCGGCCCCGCTAGAGGCTCTGGACCTCCTCACCAAATG gTTTAATATCAGCCCTCTCTCCGTTAACATCAGTACAACAGAGTTCTCTCTACTGGTTCCTCCCGTCAAG gGTGAGAACATGAAGCGTATACGAGGAGACGGCGTCGTCCGTCTGTTGCTGCAGCCCTGGGAGTCCAGAGAAGTCGCCGTGGTCTTCACTCCCTCCGAACACAAACCCACCACTACCGTTCTTATCATCAG GAACAACTTGACGGTGTTCGACATGGTGACTGTTCAGGGCCACGGCGCCAAAGAGCTGCTGAGAGTTGGAGGCAAACTGCCCGGCCCTGGGGCGTCTCTGCGCTTCAACGTTCCTCAATCAACTCTAATGGAGTGTCGTGATG GTCTGCGCATCAACAAGCCGCTGTTCGCCATCAGGAAGAGTTTTAAGGTGGAGAATGCAGGAGAGCTTCCTCTGACGGTCATGTCCATGAACATAAATGGTTATAAGTGTCAGGGGTTTGGCTTCGAGGTGCTGCAGTGTCGCTCCTTCAGCCTCGACCATAACGCCTCCTCTGAGATCACCATCGC GTTCACTCCAGACTTCACCTCATCCTGGGTGATTCGGGATCTCACCCTGGTTACATCACGCGGGACCTCCTTCCCTTTCACCCTCAACGTGACACTGCCCCACCACATGTTGCCACTCTGTGCCCAGGTGGTTCCTGGACCCAGCTGGGAGGAAACTTTCTGGGTGATCACTCTCATCTTTACATG CTTCTCCTTGTTCGGTGTGTGTCTGATGGCCTTCCATCAGGCTCAGTACATCCTCAGTGATTTCTCAGCACCCGGCATCAGGAGCAACCACAACTCTGTCCTGTCCCGGGACAACGGCTCAGTCAATAACATCACGCCCAACGGAGTGAA TAAATCCAAAGGCAGTTGTAAGACGTATATGGAGACCTGTCACACATCAGATAAAGGTAAGGGGCGCGGGTCTCCAGCTCTGGCCAATGTCCCCGCCTCTCGTCCTCAGTCCTCAAAGAAAGGCTCCTCCACCACGCCGTCCCAACAGCAGAAGAAACCCAAAGTTTCGCTCTACTACATGAAGTATAAGCCCAGCTCGTCCACGGTCACAGCTGGTGCTGTGGCGATGGACGAAGAGCCTGAGGACCTGACCCCGGACCCGACCTTGACGCCGGACCCAGAcgtctgcaacaacaaccagccAGCTTTCATCAGTGAGATGGATAAAAAGACGCCCGTGGACTATAAAGAAGACGTCCAGAGCTCTATTGAAGACAGCGCGCCAGCGGCCGTTATGTTTCCCATGGAAATACCTGCTGATTTCACAGACGACGTCGCGCTGGTTCCAGGACCTAGACCGGACCTGTTGGTGTGCAGTCCTGTCGAGAAGAGCTGCACTGAGCGCTACGCAGAGAAGATGGAGCCAGAGAAAAGGGACAGCTCCGAACTGGAG ctgagagaagaaacaaaaagccaGAAAAAGAAAGCACCGAGCGCAGAGACCGGAGCTCCAGCAGGAAACAATAAGGGACGAAGGAGCcgcagaaagacagaaaatgtcGCCAG TGCTCCTGAGCACAACGTGCTAGTGAtgccagagaaagaaaatgattggAAAACCGGGGACCCCAACATGAGTGGAGCCCTGGGCAGGAACCGCTGCTTCAACGGCTCCAAGTCAGAAGTGCCAAAGCCTGCGCAGAGCGCCGACAGCCCCCTCAAACAGAACG GTGTGTGTCCTCCTCGCGCTCGGAGAAAGTGTCCCACGGAGCGGCGCGTGGGAGTGTGCGAGTCGGGCTCGGACTCGGGCAGCTCGTCGGGTAGTGTGAGggccagcagagggagctggggcagctggagcagcaccagcagcatgGAAGGAGACAAGGACGTCAACGCCCGGACACACGCCTGCACTACCTCATCTAGAAAAA gggaCTCCATGCAGTACACTGTCCACCCAGCAGAGAGAGACTGCTACCAGACCATGAATACGCACTGCAAGTCTGTCAG CATGAACAGCGTGTATCGTAAAGACATGTGCCAAAGCCCAGAAACGCCTGcatccagcttcactcccagtTTTGCTGCTGTCACTGCAGGAATGGACAGGAacatgg ACCTGACAAGTCAGTATCTGCCTGAGGAGACGTGGTCCGCTCCATCCATCCCACTCACCAATGAGTTCAGATACAACGCCACCGAAGCTCTTTCCTACGTACCTCAACCGCCAAATCCAGGCCCGTACAACGG GTTTACTTGGAATAGTGCCAACAGCCATTGCAACAGTCCCTACTACTGTGAGGAGGCCAACTACATAG GTAACGGGACGTTTCCGAGTGCTTTTCCCGTTCCAGAGGCCCAGAACACACACGGCAATCAGGTCAGCTGGAGCGAAGAGCAGCCTCAGGAGTCGCCCTCGACCTGGGACACAGCAGCCTGCGTGGGCAGCAAG CCATACTTCTCGGGTACCCGCAGCCTGTCCCCCATGTCCAGCCTGTTTGGCTCCATCTGGACACCGCAGAGCCACTTCCAGCCTGAGCGATCAGCCCCGATGTCGCCCGTGTCCCCCATCACCCCCATCACTCCCATCACCCCCCCGCGCTCTCCCTACAGCCGGGAGCCGGGGGGGACCTGCGGCCCGATCCAGTACTCCAGCTTCAACCCCTTCGGCCCGCACATGAACCTGGACATATGGAACTCTTCGTCCAACCGCAGCTCCAACTCCCAACTCTCCAACGACTCGGGCTACTGTGGAGatgtttaa
- the tmem131l gene encoding transmembrane protein 131-like isoform X1, which yields MAGLQDFHQGSHCHRKTWINILLGILQLLLPCVQRGGAQLQALSQMSTSVVEVWQPEDADPLVPLQVEKERRKDGLPLEDSSSPYSRESGKLLHFQPPVLEFGTQPLGLPRAETIYIHNPSQEVPVTLLSMFTSSRHFYIPSFHRRVIPPRGKASFKLIFLPSEEGNVENTLFINTSAHGLLSYQVFGVGAHQGSLKSVQRRENLLIFPHIQSIKLTQTQEDASNITILGLVLECSLPKSVLNNPQGSCLQSEERLSLQINLSARGDQPTDLDKLKPYVIEHILVLLVAPTAGQPALGDPKIGVYMLNSGGKKLYVKDMQVLSKVEASLDFNQVLLRPEAKNFTAVANMACRGSLPGHGRKCISHISLKIMGNRTTYSFPGLHITHGWSVGDLFSLFQVKQSNANQVDLWLTNPFPHPLTVLNASLSEKLQGVMKVMNFSSPLTVPQGCWPVLSLQLLTKALPINHMSTLSLDTSLGTPLHIPLYFQSSSSKQEEVMFETEQECERPCPLRLSETGRSEWQRSLLPDFFPSSWAVDSKLAAELCSRWQSHTDKLPCRWPRLPVEASSPLDFGATPVNESKVKILMLKNPSSSVVSLEIRILSMYPAPLEALDLLTKWFNISPLSVNISTTEFSLLVPPVKGENMKRIRGDGVVRLLLQPWESREVAVVFTPSEHKPTTTVLIIRNNLTVFDMVTVQGHGAKELLRVGGKLPGPGASLRFNVPQSTLMECRDGLRINKPLFAIRKSFKVENAGELPLTVMSMNINGYKCQGFGFEVLQCRSFSLDHNASSEITIAFTPDFTSSWVIRDLTLVTSRGTSFPFTLNVTLPHHMLPLCAQVVPGPSWEETFWVITLIFTCFSLFGVCLMAFHQAQYILSDFSAPGIRSNHNSVLSRDNGSVNNITPNGVNKSKGSCKTYMETCHTSDKGKGRGSPALANVPASRPQSSKKGSSTTPSQQQKKPKVSLYYMKYKPSSSTVTAGAVAMDEEPEDLTPDPTLTPDPDVCNNNQPAFISEMDKKTPVDYKEDVQSSIEDSAPAAVMFPMEIPADFTDDVALVPGPRPDLLVCSPVEKSCTERYAEKMEPEKRDSSELELREETKSQKKKAPSAETGAPAGNNKGRRSRRKTENVASAPEHNVLVMPEKENDWKTGDPNMSGALGRNRCFNGSKSEVPKPAQSADSPLKQNGVCPPRARRKCPTERRVGVCESGSDSGSSSGSVRASRGSWGSWSSTSSMEGDKDVNARTHACTTSSRKRDSMQYTVHPAERDCYQTMNTHCKSVSMNSVYRKDMCQSPETPASSFTPSFAAVTAGMDRNMDLTSQYLPEETWSAPSIPLTNEFRYNATEALSYVPQPPNPGPYNGFTWNSANSHCNSPYYCEEANYIGNGTFPSAFPVPEAQNTHGNQVSWSEEQPQESPSTWDTAACVGSKPYFSGTRSLSPMSSLFGSIWTPQSHFQPERSAPMSPVSPITPITPITPPRSPYSREPGGTCGPIQYSSFNPFGPHMNLDIWNSSSNRSSNSQLSNDSGYCGDV from the exons CTCTTCTCCATATTCACGGGAGAGTGGGAAACTCCTGCATTTCCAGCCCCCGGTGTTGGAGTTTGGAACACA GCCGCTGGGGCTGCCAAGAGCTGAAaccatatatatacacaacccCAGCCAGGAAGTTCCTGTGACACTGCTGTCAATGTTTACATCCAGCAGACATTTTTACATACCTTCCTTTCACAGAAGA GTGATCCCACCCAGAGGGAAGGCATCTTTTAAACTAATTTTCCTCCCGTCTGAGGAGGGCAATGtagaaaacacattatttataaaCACATCGGCCCATGGGCTACTATCATACCAG GTATTTGGTGTTGGAGCCCACCAGGGTTCATTAAAATCTGTCCAAAGAAGGGAGAATCTGCTAATATTCCCTCACATCCAGAGCATTAAGCTGACCCAAACTCAG GAAGATGCCTCTAACATCACTAtactgggtctagtcctggagTGCAGCTTACCGAAGAGTGTGCTGAACAATCCTCAG GGGTCCTGCCTCCAGAGTGAGGAGCGCCTCAGTCTGCAGATTAATCTGTCTGCGCGTGGTGACCAGCCCACTGACCTGGACAAGCTGAAGCCGTACGTCATCGAGCACATTTTGGTGCTGCTGGTCGCCCCTACGGCCGGACAGCCTGCGCTGG GGGATCCAAAAATAGGAGTTTATATGTTAAATTCTGGAGGGAAGAAGCTCTATGTAAAG GACATGCAGGTGCTATCAAAAGTGGAGGCCAGCCTGGACTTCAATCAAGTTCTTCTGAGGCCAGAAGCAAAAAACTTCACTGCAGTAGCTAACATGGCATGCAGAG GTTCATTGCCAGGCCATGGACGGAAATGCATAAGTCATATCAGTTTAAAAATCATGGGGAACAGGACGACCTACAGCTTCCCTGGACTACATATCACACACGG ATGGAGCGTTGGGGATTTGTTCAGCCTGTTTCAGGTGAAACAGAGCAACGCCAACCAGGTGGACCTGTGGCTCACGAACCCGTTCCCTCACCCCCTCACTGTGCTGAACGCCAGCCTTTCAGAGAAGCTGCAGGGAGTGATGAAG GTGATGAACTTCAGCAGTCCTCTGACGGTGCCCCAGGGCTGCTGGCCCGTCCTGTCCCTCCAGTTGCTCACGAAGGCCCTGCCCATCAACCACATGTCCACGCTGAGTCTGGATACCAGCCTGGGCACACCCCTGCACATACCACTCTACTTTCAGTCTTCCTCTTCCAAG CAGGAGGAAGTGATGTTTGAGACTGAACAAGAGTGTGAACGCCCCTGTCCTCTCAGATTATCTGAAACAG GCCGTTCAGAGTGGCAGCGATCTCTCCTCCCAGACTTTTTCCCCTCGTCCTGGGCCGTAGACAGTAAACTGGCAGCTGAGCTCTGCTCTCGATGGCAGAGTCACACGGACAAGCTACCTTGCAG GTGGCCCAGACTCCCCGTGGAGGCGTCTTCTCCTCTGGACTTTGGTGCCACACCTGTCAATGAGAGCAAG GTGAAGATCCTCATGCTGAAGAATCCTTCATCTTCAGTGGTTTCTTTAGAGATACGGATCCTCTCCATGTACCCGGCCCCGCTAGAGGCTCTGGACCTCCTCACCAAATG gTTTAATATCAGCCCTCTCTCCGTTAACATCAGTACAACAGAGTTCTCTCTACTGGTTCCTCCCGTCAAG gGTGAGAACATGAAGCGTATACGAGGAGACGGCGTCGTCCGTCTGTTGCTGCAGCCCTGGGAGTCCAGAGAAGTCGCCGTGGTCTTCACTCCCTCCGAACACAAACCCACCACTACCGTTCTTATCATCAG GAACAACTTGACGGTGTTCGACATGGTGACTGTTCAGGGCCACGGCGCCAAAGAGCTGCTGAGAGTTGGAGGCAAACTGCCCGGCCCTGGGGCGTCTCTGCGCTTCAACGTTCCTCAATCAACTCTAATGGAGTGTCGTGATG GTCTGCGCATCAACAAGCCGCTGTTCGCCATCAGGAAGAGTTTTAAGGTGGAGAATGCAGGAGAGCTTCCTCTGACGGTCATGTCCATGAACATAAATGGTTATAAGTGTCAGGGGTTTGGCTTCGAGGTGCTGCAGTGTCGCTCCTTCAGCCTCGACCATAACGCCTCCTCTGAGATCACCATCGC GTTCACTCCAGACTTCACCTCATCCTGGGTGATTCGGGATCTCACCCTGGTTACATCACGCGGGACCTCCTTCCCTTTCACCCTCAACGTGACACTGCCCCACCACATGTTGCCACTCTGTGCCCAGGTGGTTCCTGGACCCAGCTGGGAGGAAACTTTCTGGGTGATCACTCTCATCTTTACATG CTTCTCCTTGTTCGGTGTGTGTCTGATGGCCTTCCATCAGGCTCAGTACATCCTCAGTGATTTCTCAGCACCCGGCATCAGGAGCAACCACAACTCTGTCCTGTCCCGGGACAACGGCTCAGTCAATAACATCACGCCCAACGGAGTGAA TAAATCCAAAGGCAGTTGTAAGACGTATATGGAGACCTGTCACACATCAGATAAAGGTAAGGGGCGCGGGTCTCCAGCTCTGGCCAATGTCCCCGCCTCTCGTCCTCAGTCCTCAAAGAAAGGCTCCTCCACCACGCCGTCCCAACAGCAGAAGAAACCCAAAGTTTCGCTCTACTACATGAAGTATAAGCCCAGCTCGTCCACGGTCACAGCTGGTGCTGTGGCGATGGACGAAGAGCCTGAGGACCTGACCCCGGACCCGACCTTGACGCCGGACCCAGAcgtctgcaacaacaaccagccAGCTTTCATCAGTGAGATGGATAAAAAGACGCCCGTGGACTATAAAGAAGACGTCCAGAGCTCTATTGAAGACAGCGCGCCAGCGGCCGTTATGTTTCCCATGGAAATACCTGCTGATTTCACAGACGACGTCGCGCTGGTTCCAGGACCTAGACCGGACCTGTTGGTGTGCAGTCCTGTCGAGAAGAGCTGCACTGAGCGCTACGCAGAGAAGATGGAGCCAGAGAAAAGGGACAGCTCCGAACTGGAG ctgagagaagaaacaaaaagccaGAAAAAGAAAGCACCGAGCGCAGAGACCGGAGCTCCAGCAGGAAACAATAAGGGACGAAGGAGCcgcagaaagacagaaaatgtcGCCAG TGCTCCTGAGCACAACGTGCTAGTGAtgccagagaaagaaaatgattggAAAACCGGGGACCCCAACATGAGTGGAGCCCTGGGCAGGAACCGCTGCTTCAACGGCTCCAAGTCAGAAGTGCCAAAGCCTGCGCAGAGCGCCGACAGCCCCCTCAAACAGAACG GTGTGTGTCCTCCTCGCGCTCGGAGAAAGTGTCCCACGGAGCGGCGCGTGGGAGTGTGCGAGTCGGGCTCGGACTCGGGCAGCTCGTCGGGTAGTGTGAGggccagcagagggagctggggcagctggagcagcaccagcagcatgGAAGGAGACAAGGACGTCAACGCCCGGACACACGCCTGCACTACCTCATCTAGAAAAA gggaCTCCATGCAGTACACTGTCCACCCAGCAGAGAGAGACTGCTACCAGACCATGAATACGCACTGCAAGTCTGTCAG CATGAACAGCGTGTATCGTAAAGACATGTGCCAAAGCCCAGAAACGCCTGcatccagcttcactcccagtTTTGCTGCTGTCACTGCAGGAATGGACAGGAacatgg ACCTGACAAGTCAGTATCTGCCTGAGGAGACGTGGTCCGCTCCATCCATCCCACTCACCAATGAGTTCAGATACAACGCCACCGAAGCTCTTTCCTACGTACCTCAACCGCCAAATCCAGGCCCGTACAACGG GTTTACTTGGAATAGTGCCAACAGCCATTGCAACAGTCCCTACTACTGTGAGGAGGCCAACTACATAG GTAACGGGACGTTTCCGAGTGCTTTTCCCGTTCCAGAGGCCCAGAACACACACGGCAATCAGGTCAGCTGGAGCGAAGAGCAGCCTCAGGAGTCGCCCTCGACCTGGGACACAGCAGCCTGCGTGGGCAGCAAG CCATACTTCTCGGGTACCCGCAGCCTGTCCCCCATGTCCAGCCTGTTTGGCTCCATCTGGACACCGCAGAGCCACTTCCAGCCTGAGCGATCAGCCCCGATGTCGCCCGTGTCCCCCATCACCCCCATCACTCCCATCACCCCCCCGCGCTCTCCCTACAGCCGGGAGCCGGGGGGGACCTGCGGCCCGATCCAGTACTCCAGCTTCAACCCCTTCGGCCCGCACATGAACCTGGACATATGGAACTCTTCGTCCAACCGCAGCTCCAACTCCCAACTCTCCAACGACTCGGGCTACTGTGGAGatgtttaa